In Arvicanthis niloticus isolate mArvNil1 chromosome 27, mArvNil1.pat.X, whole genome shotgun sequence, a genomic segment contains:
- the Cxcl9 gene encoding C-X-C motif chemokine 9 — translation MKFAVLFLLGVIFLDQYGVRGTLVIRNQRCSCISTSQGTIHYKFLKDLKQFAPSPNCNKTEIIATLKNGDQACLDPDSAKVKKLMKEWEKKISQKKKQKRGKNHQKNKKNRKPKTPQSPRSKKNT, via the exons ATGAAGTTCGCTGTTCTTTTCCTCTTGGGTGTCATCTTCCTAGATCAGTATGGCGTTCGAG GAACTCTAGTCATAAGAAATCAACGATGTTCCTGCATCAGCACCAGCCAAGGCACGATCCACTACAAATTCCTCAAAGACCTCAAACAGTTTGCCCCAAGCCCTAATTGCAACAAAACTGAAATCAT TGCTACACTGAAGAACGGAGACCAAGCCTGCCTCGACCCAGATTCAGCAAAGGTGAAGAAGCTGATGAAAGAATGGGAGAAAAAG ATCAgccaaaagaaaaagcagaagagggggaaaaaccatcaaaagaacaagaaaaacagaaagcctAAAACACCCCAAAGCCCTCGTTCAAAGAAGAATACATAA